The Haloplanus sp. CK5-1 genome contains a region encoding:
- the sufB gene encoding Fe-S cluster assembly protein SufB — protein MSSEQDHLQDTDTEARFEFKKEEKSAFEAEKGLTEETIRLISEDKDEPEWMLQRRLRALKQFQEMPMPTDWPGQPDLSEVDIDEIVPYIRPDIETRGGAENWEDLPEEIQDTFDKLGIPEAEKNALSGVGAQYESEIVYQNMQERWEDKGVIFCDMDKAVQEHEDIVKEYFMTKAVPPSDNKFAALHGAIWSGGSFVYVPEDTNVDMPVQAYFRMNSEGMGQFEHTLIVAEENSEVHYIEGCSAPKYSAFNLHSGGVEVFVKENAHVQYSTVQNWSKNTYNLNTKRALAEKDATMEWVSGSMGSKATMLYPSTILKGPGATDNHITIAMAGEGQNIDTGAKVYHNAPDTKSTIESKSISKDGGRTNYRGLVHMADGAENSSTSVECDALMFDNESTSDTMPYMEIQENKVDVAHEATVGKIGDEDVFYLESRGLDDDDAKQMIVSGFIEPLTEELPIEYAVEMNRLIEIEMEGSLG, from the coding sequence GCCTTCGAGGCTGAGAAAGGGCTCACCGAGGAGACGATCCGCCTGATCTCGGAAGACAAAGACGAGCCCGAGTGGATGCTCCAGCGCCGGCTACGAGCGCTGAAGCAGTTCCAGGAGATGCCGATGCCAACCGACTGGCCCGGTCAGCCGGACCTGAGCGAGGTCGACATCGACGAAATCGTCCCCTACATTCGCCCGGACATCGAGACGCGCGGCGGCGCCGAGAACTGGGAAGACCTTCCCGAGGAGATTCAGGACACCTTCGACAAGCTGGGCATCCCCGAGGCCGAGAAGAACGCCCTCTCGGGCGTCGGCGCCCAGTACGAGTCCGAAATCGTCTACCAGAACATGCAAGAGCGCTGGGAGGACAAGGGCGTCATCTTCTGTGACATGGACAAGGCCGTCCAAGAGCATGAAGATATCGTCAAGGAGTACTTCATGACCAAGGCCGTGCCGCCCAGCGACAACAAGTTCGCGGCGCTCCACGGCGCGATCTGGTCGGGCGGCTCGTTCGTCTACGTCCCCGAGGACACGAACGTCGACATGCCTGTCCAGGCGTACTTCCGGATGAACTCCGAGGGGATGGGGCAGTTCGAGCACACCCTCATCGTCGCCGAGGAGAACTCCGAAGTGCACTATATCGAGGGCTGTTCCGCGCCGAAGTACTCGGCGTTCAATCTCCACAGCGGCGGCGTCGAGGTGTTCGTCAAGGAGAACGCCCACGTCCAGTACTCGACGGTCCAGAACTGGTCGAAGAACACCTACAACCTCAACACCAAACGCGCCCTCGCCGAAAAGGACGCCACCATGGAGTGGGTGTCGGGGTCGATGGGCTCGAAAGCCACGATGTTGTACCCGTCGACCATCCTCAAGGGCCCCGGTGCGACGGACAACCACATCACCATCGCCATGGCTGGCGAAGGACAGAACATCGACACCGGCGCGAAGGTCTACCACAACGCGCCTGACACGAAGTCGACTATCGAGTCCAAGTCCATCTCGAAAGACGGCGGCCGCACGAACTATCGCGGGCTGGTCCACATGGCCGACGGCGCCGAGAACTCCTCGACCAGCGTGGAGTGTGACGCCCTGATGTTCGACAACGAGTCGACGTCGGACACGATGCCGTACATGGAGATCCAGGAGAACAAGGTCGACGTCGCCCACGAGGCGACGGTCGGGAAGATCGGCGACGAGGACGTCTTCTACCTCGAATCACGTGGGCTGGACGACGACGACGCCAAGCAGATGATCGTCTCGGGGTTCATTGAGCCGCTCACGGAGGAACTGCCCATCGAGTACGCGGTCGAAATGAACCGGCTCATCGAAATCGAGATGGAGGGATCGCTCGGGTAG
- a CDS encoding ferredoxin family protein yields the protein MAIDPNFENTHEEVDRHEDHRVWTTDGEEPTEDKQGIHGTHVAVDFDICIADGACLEDCPVDVFEWTDTPGHPESEIKADPTYEDQCIDCMLCVDVCPVDAIDVDPGRAGRL from the coding sequence ATGGCTATCGATCCGAATTTCGAGAACACCCACGAGGAAGTTGACCGCCACGAGGACCACCGGGTATGGACAACAGATGGCGAGGAACCAACGGAGGACAAACAGGGCATCCACGGAACCCATGTCGCAGTGGATTTCGACATCTGTATTGCGGACGGGGCCTGTCTGGAGGACTGCCCCGTCGACGTGTTCGAGTGGACCGATACCCCTGGCCACCCCGAGTCCGAAATCAAGGCCGATCCCACCTACGAGGACCAGTGCATCGACTGTATGCTCTGTGTTGATGTCTGCCCTGTCGACGCCATCGACGTTGACCCGGGACGTGCTGGGAGGCTCTGA
- a CDS encoding 2-oxoacid:ferredoxin oxidoreductase subunit beta — protein MSSDVRFTDFKSDKQPTWCPGCGDFGTMNGMMKALANTGNDPDNTFVVAGIGCSGKIGTYMHSYALHGVHGRALPVGIGTKLANPNLEVMVAGGDGDGYSIGAGHFIHAVRRNVDMSYVVMDNRIYGLTKGQASPTSREDFETSTTPDGPKQPPVNPLALALAAGGTFIAQSFSSDAQRHTEIVQQAVEHDGFGFVNVYSPCVTFNDVDTYDYFRDSIVDLQESDHDPTDHDDAKDAILDADNEYQGIIYRDENSIPWEQREGLTENMADIPDGAPDDAMDLVREFY, from the coding sequence ATGAGCTCAGACGTCAGATTCACCGACTTCAAATCCGACAAGCAGCCAACCTGGTGTCCCGGCTGCGGTGATTTCGGGACGATGAACGGGATGATGAAAGCGCTCGCAAACACCGGCAATGACCCGGACAACACGTTCGTCGTCGCTGGTATCGGGTGCTCGGGGAAGATCGGCACCTACATGCACAGCTACGCGCTCCACGGCGTTCACGGCCGCGCGCTCCCCGTCGGTATCGGTACGAAGTTGGCCAACCCGAACCTGGAGGTCATGGTCGCCGGTGGTGACGGTGACGGGTACTCCATCGGTGCGGGCCACTTCATCCACGCCGTCCGCCGCAACGTCGATATGAGCTACGTCGTCATGGATAACCGCATCTACGGGCTGACGAAAGGTCAAGCCTCGCCGACGTCGCGTGAGGACTTCGAGACGTCGACGACGCCCGATGGGCCGAAACAGCCGCCGGTCAACCCACTCGCGCTCGCGCTGGCTGCCGGCGGGACGTTCATTGCCCAGTCGTTCTCGTCGGACGCACAGCGCCACACCGAAATCGTCCAGCAGGCGGTCGAACACGACGGCTTCGGCTTCGTCAACGTCTATTCACCGTGTGTCACGTTCAACGACGTGGACACCTACGACTACTTCAGAGACTCCATCGTCGACCTACAAGAAAGCGACCACGACCCCACCGACCACGACGATGCTAAAGATGCCATCCTCGACGCCGACAACGAGTATCAGGGCATCATTTACCGAGACGAGAACTCCATCCCCTGGGAACAGCGCGAAGGACTCACAGAGAACATGGCCGACATTCCCGACGGCGCCCCGGACGACGCGATGGACCTCGTCCGGGAGTTCTACTGA
- a CDS encoding sulfite exporter TauE/SafE family protein, with protein sequence MSPPESNINIGQFASNFLDLQYREVMMVLATAAVMTSSVVFFPGFENLGKGIQSDVSIGLLGLFVLVAIVAGIVKGMVGFGYALITTPIFASVIDPTFAVVILTIPPWMINMFQIGETDTGIAFLRTEWLLVLLAIVGSVLGVVFLAEFSTGPVVPFLIGLVIFGYVVFQIVQDFVTVERSHNPVALGSAGFLEGFLLAVANLGPLLPAYFHTFERDTERYIGGLSMVLGVIFTVRIFQMALFTDLLTSYRLWLGSVIAVVTIVGLLLGTYLRRLEVDEEKFNWFVVALLFVISLNIFRNTIPALFL encoded by the coding sequence ATGAGTCCGCCAGAGTCAAATATAAACATCGGACAGTTCGCTTCGAACTTCCTCGATCTGCAGTATCGTGAAGTGATGATGGTCCTCGCGACGGCGGCCGTCATGACGAGCTCCGTCGTCTTCTTCCCCGGCTTCGAGAATTTGGGGAAAGGGATTCAATCCGATGTTTCTATCGGATTGCTGGGCTTGTTCGTCCTGGTCGCTATCGTTGCGGGCATCGTCAAGGGGATGGTCGGGTTCGGATACGCCCTGATCACGACCCCGATCTTTGCGTCGGTGATCGACCCGACGTTCGCCGTGGTCATCCTGACCATCCCGCCGTGGATGATAAACATGTTTCAGATCGGCGAGACCGACACTGGGATCGCGTTTCTCCGTACGGAATGGCTCCTCGTCTTACTGGCAATCGTCGGGTCCGTGCTCGGCGTCGTGTTTCTCGCGGAGTTCAGTACGGGTCCAGTGGTGCCATTCCTCATCGGGCTCGTGATCTTTGGCTACGTTGTCTTCCAGATCGTCCAAGACTTCGTGACGGTCGAACGATCCCACAATCCAGTCGCGCTTGGTTCGGCTGGTTTCCTCGAAGGGTTCTTGCTGGCCGTCGCGAACCTCGGCCCACTGCTCCCGGCGTACTTCCATACGTTCGAGCGAGACACCGAGCGGTACATCGGCGGCCTCTCGATGGTCCTCGGCGTCATATTCACAGTCCGAATCTTCCAGATGGCGCTGTTCACGGACCTGTTGACATCCTATCGGCTGTGGCTCGGATCGGTGATTGCGGTCGTCACCATCGTCGGCCTCCTGCTCGGAACATACCTTCGCCGTCTCGAAGTGGACGAGGAGAAGTTCAACTGGTTCGTCGTCGCGTTGCTGTTCGTCATCTCACTCAATATCTTCCGGAATACGATTCCTGCGCTCTTCCTGTGA
- a CDS encoding DUF5783 family protein has translation MTEFDPEKFEDKYVHYFEELETAYSNAYQQLHGQANSEILRAIDRQVLNESEPVYEGDGQFRITLPDDIEERKQTLPGDEEAFDALLTEFVDRIEDELRQIFGFEE, from the coding sequence ATGACCGAATTCGACCCGGAGAAATTCGAAGACAAATACGTCCATTACTTCGAAGAACTGGAGACGGCATACTCGAACGCGTATCAGCAACTCCACGGGCAGGCTAACTCAGAGATTCTCCGCGCTATCGACCGGCAGGTGCTCAACGAGAGTGAACCGGTCTACGAGGGCGATGGACAATTCCGTATCACCTTACCTGACGATATTGAAGAGCGGAAACAGACCTTGCCCGGCGACGAGGAGGCTTTTGATGCCCTTCTCACTGAATTCGTTGACCGGATCGAAGATGAATTGCGCCAGATCTTCGGATTTGAAGAGTAA
- a CDS encoding NifU family protein, translating into MSSQAKSEEDLREEIGTFLQKNFPQIEMHGGSAAIQNLDRESGEVSIQLGGACSGCGISPMTIQAIKKRMVNEIAEIETVHANTGGGGGSGHGGKSPSFPGETTDTGESGGEDDGAPTAPF; encoded by the coding sequence ATGAGTTCCCAAGCAAAAAGTGAGGAGGACCTGCGCGAGGAAATCGGGACTTTCCTACAGAAGAACTTCCCACAAATCGAGATGCACGGGGGATCGGCAGCGATTCAGAACCTTGACCGGGAAAGCGGCGAGGTGTCCATCCAGCTGGGGGGTGCGTGCAGCGGGTGCGGTATCTCTCCGATGACGATCCAGGCTATCAAGAAACGGATGGTGAATGAGATTGCCGAAATAGAGACCGTTCACGCAAATACCGGCGGTGGTGGCGGGAGTGGCCACGGCGGCAAGAGCCCGTCATTCCCTGGAGAAACAACCGACACCGGGGAAAGCGGCGGAGAGGACGATGGAGCCCCGACCGCGCCCTTCTAG
- a CDS encoding cupin domain-containing protein — MTHVSTSDLVDQLEQENTNYLEVLSKDALSVELAQYPNPEPKTAHKTDELYFIISGSGMVHVEDERYAVDEGDIVYVERGAEHDFFDIEDEITALVVFASAEDSVLGQGL; from the coding sequence ATGACCCACGTTTCGACGAGCGACTTAGTCGACCAACTTGAACAGGAAAACACGAACTACTTGGAAGTACTGAGCAAGGACGCTCTGAGCGTCGAACTTGCACAGTACCCTAATCCTGAGCCAAAGACAGCCCACAAAACTGACGAACTCTACTTCATCATCTCCGGGTCAGGAATGGTCCACGTTGAAGATGAGCGGTATGCTGTCGACGAGGGCGACATAGTCTATGTGGAACGGGGAGCCGAACACGACTTTTTTGACATCGAGGATGAAATCACGGCCCTCGTCGTCTTTGCGAGTGCCGAAGACTCCGTCCTCGGTCAAGGTCTCTGA
- a CDS encoding permease, translated as MQAALVDGIFESLRIGVGFLWTAAWAIIMGLVITSLVQVYVSKERMAQLLGDGDLNGLTKATAFGAASSGCSFGAVAIGKGLFKKGAHAVNFLAFMFASTNLIVELGLMILILLGWEFLLAELLGGLILIAVMAVIVHLTLPENLFSEVRETLNERDHASGITEDLTCGMEGKDEYTLTTDGGETLKFCSEGCLETYRQEASSSGGWREELLSWGGWYKIGNQYRKEWSMIWKDVVAGFLISGFVIVFVPQWVWNTLFIQGDGLLVTAENAIMGVAIAVISFVGSMGNVPFAVALWGGGISFAGVIAFVYADLITIPVLNVYRKYYGWKIMLYILGVFFVTMAFTGFLMELLFDALGIVPDLASGETATEQTYFELNYTFYLNLVAFALSGFLLYVYRRGLGAPGQYRDPVCGMRTDDEGASASRDGTTYYFCSKTCKRAFEDEPTEFADQSSQISSHNHDHDH; from the coding sequence ATGCAAGCCGCCCTCGTCGATGGAATCTTCGAGTCGTTGCGGATCGGCGTCGGTTTCCTCTGGACCGCCGCGTGGGCGATCATCATGGGGCTCGTCATCACGAGTCTCGTCCAGGTCTACGTCTCCAAGGAGCGAATGGCCCAACTCTTGGGCGATGGTGATCTGAACGGTCTCACCAAGGCGACCGCATTCGGGGCGGCGAGTAGTGGCTGTAGTTTCGGAGCCGTCGCCATCGGGAAGGGGTTGTTCAAGAAGGGTGCCCACGCGGTGAACTTCCTCGCGTTCATGTTCGCCTCAACGAACCTCATCGTCGAACTCGGGTTGATGATCCTGATCCTGCTAGGGTGGGAATTCCTTCTCGCAGAGCTGCTCGGCGGCCTCATCCTCATCGCCGTCATGGCGGTCATCGTTCACCTCACGCTTCCTGAGAACCTGTTTAGCGAAGTTCGAGAAACGCTCAACGAGCGCGATCACGCATCGGGCATCACGGAGGACCTCACCTGCGGGATGGAGGGCAAAGACGAGTACACCCTCACGACTGACGGCGGTGAGACGCTCAAATTCTGCTCGGAAGGGTGTCTGGAGACCTACCGTCAGGAGGCGTCGAGTAGCGGTGGGTGGCGCGAGGAGTTGCTGTCGTGGGGTGGGTGGTACAAGATCGGGAATCAGTATCGCAAGGAGTGGTCGATGATTTGGAAGGACGTCGTCGCGGGCTTTCTCATCTCCGGGTTCGTTATCGTCTTCGTCCCCCAGTGGGTGTGGAACACGCTGTTCATTCAGGGCGACGGCCTGCTCGTGACTGCCGAGAACGCGATTATGGGCGTCGCAATCGCTGTCATCAGCTTCGTCGGCAGTATGGGTAACGTCCCGTTCGCCGTCGCGCTCTGGGGCGGCGGCATCAGCTTCGCGGGCGTCATCGCGTTCGTCTACGCCGACCTCATCACGATTCCCGTGTTGAACGTCTACCGGAAGTACTACGGCTGGAAGATTATGCTCTACATCCTCGGTGTCTTCTTCGTCACGATGGCGTTCACCGGCTTCCTCATGGAACTGCTATTCGACGCGCTCGGCATCGTCCCGGATCTGGCCAGCGGTGAAACTGCGACCGAGCAGACGTACTTCGAACTCAACTACACGTTCTACCTCAACCTCGTCGCCTTCGCGCTTTCTGGATTCCTTCTCTACGTTTACCGGCGGGGACTCGGCGCACCGGGCCAGTATCGTGATCCGGTGTGCGGGATGCGAACCGACGATGAGGGCGCGAGTGCGTCCCGCGATGGGACGACGTACTATTTTTGCTCGAAGACTTGCAAGCGCGCGTTCGAAGATGAACCGACGGAATTTGCCGATCAAAGCTCGCAAATATCAAGTCACAATCACGACCATGACCACTGA
- a CDS encoding transposase, producing MSSATLQDDPSVESFFNAVETETLALFEHLSFEFLEGFDVFAPAETGRTRDLEPPEMMRGFLHCYYKNIDGIRPVARELNNTVVWLSCSFDRPPSRDAVDRFLTDLEHVVDRVFDHLVEQAALRGLLDLTYSIDSTDVRAMPADPDASKCYDPTDDEYYYGYGCTIVSTGQKIPIAAEFTESKQAPEETAMRVTRDALAVGKPMWMLGDSAYDTLDWHDHLLAAGVVPVAPYNPRNTDDPKDIEYRVEDRIEKHSNDVQLKQSTLDETYNRRSGVERTNESVKGCGLGRTHARGRVHARAQVFLALCLRLVVAITNYERGDNPGSTIITV from the coding sequence ATGAGTTCAGCGACCCTGCAAGATGATCCTTCGGTAGAATCGTTCTTCAATGCCGTGGAAACGGAGACGTTGGCGTTGTTCGAGCACCTCTCCTTCGAGTTTCTTGAAGGGTTCGACGTGTTCGCCCCGGCGGAGACGGGGCGAACACGAGATCTTGAGCCGCCCGAGATGATGCGTGGCTTTCTCCATTGCTATTACAAGAACATCGACGGTATCCGTCCGGTTGCACGAGAACTGAACAACACCGTTGTCTGGCTCAGCTGTAGCTTCGATCGACCGCCGTCGAGAGACGCGGTCGATCGATTCCTCACTGATCTTGAGCACGTTGTTGACCGGGTCTTCGACCATCTCGTCGAGCAGGCCGCCTTGCGGGGCCTGCTCGACTTGACGTATTCTATCGATTCAACCGACGTGAGAGCGATGCCCGCCGATCCAGACGCATCGAAGTGCTATGATCCAACCGATGACGAGTACTACTACGGCTACGGCTGCACGATCGTCTCAACCGGGCAAAAGATCCCGATTGCAGCCGAGTTCACCGAGAGCAAACAAGCACCAGAAGAGACGGCGATGCGCGTCACGCGTGACGCGCTCGCCGTCGGGAAACCGATGTGGATGCTTGGAGACAGTGCCTACGACACGCTCGACTGGCACGACCACCTGCTGGCCGCAGGGGTCGTGCCAGTCGCTCCGTACAATCCACGAAACACCGACGACCCGAAAGATATCGAGTACAGGGTAGAAGACCGCATTGAAAAACACAGCAACGACGTTCAGCTGAAGCAATCAACGCTAGACGAGACGTACAACCGCCGGAGTGGCGTCGAACGAACCAACGAATCAGTCAAGGGCTGCGGCCTCGGGCGAACGCACGCCCGAGGCCGCGTCCATGCACGAGCGCAGGTGTTCCTCGCGTTGTGTCTGCGCCTCGTCGTCGCAATCACCAACTACGAACGCGGAGACAATCCGGGAAGCACAATCATCACGGTGTGA
- a CDS encoding SWIM zinc finger family protein codes for MDVTEEAVRDICTDAVFERGERYLTESRIHEIHCIGTTVTAIVSGSRQYDVRVDLATDGFAPWCDCPYDGPGACKHVVAVLLRCADDPPPDEGDQLDAALNGADADELRAFLRDALATDADLRARFLARVGEPTRQSADELRASIDRRFKETNPEYHVVFEPIDFTQWFDLANEYREQGRYASAATVYRALVESLDDNMERVDGAYDHFSSAFSRALNGYVDCVATTERDADAVTDAVTFLEERVTSGTPFLAEHFEKAAVELREKLGEQSDE; via the coding sequence ATGGACGTAACCGAGGAGGCGGTTCGAGATATCTGTACGGACGCGGTCTTCGAACGTGGCGAACGATATCTCACTGAGAGCCGTATCCACGAAATACACTGCATCGGTACCACCGTAACCGCCATCGTGAGCGGTAGCCGCCAGTACGATGTCCGTGTTGACCTCGCCACCGACGGGTTTGCCCCGTGGTGTGATTGTCCGTACGACGGGCCGGGAGCGTGCAAGCACGTCGTTGCCGTGTTGCTTCGGTGTGCTGACGACCCACCGCCAGACGAAGGCGATCAACTCGACGCCGCACTTAACGGCGCCGACGCCGACGAACTCCGCGCGTTCCTGCGTGACGCACTCGCGACCGATGCGGATCTTCGCGCCCGGTTTCTCGCCCGAGTCGGTGAGCCGACGAGACAGTCGGCTGACGAGCTTCGCGCCTCGATCGATCGGCGGTTCAAAGAGACAAACCCTGAGTACCACGTTGTCTTCGAGCCCATCGACTTCACGCAGTGGTTCGATCTCGCAAACGAGTACCGCGAGCAGGGGCGGTACGCGTCGGCGGCGACCGTCTACCGGGCACTTGTCGAGTCGCTCGACGACAATATGGAGCGCGTCGACGGCGCGTACGACCACTTCTCGAGTGCGTTCAGTCGGGCACTCAACGGGTACGTCGACTGTGTCGCGACCACGGAGCGCGACGCTGATGCTGTCACTGACGCCGTCACATTCCTTGAGGAGCGGGTGACATCGGGAACGCCGTTCCTCGCGGAACACTTCGAGAAGGCAGCAGTCGAGCTTCGAGAGAAGCTGGGCGAGCAGTCCGACGAATAG
- a CDS encoding type II toxin-antitoxin system death-on-curing family toxin, with protein MASPGDIEYAVEHVQEGQFGQGPELLHEKAFQLLRLIAVNHPFVDDNKRTALISTPVFYALNGLRFDYDREIKEILKAFATDESSVDADNVLAYLRAHTEPLAPEYEAIINLWLARIEGAEQLPADRDTGEQESHEPNDYD; from the coding sequence GTGGCCTCGCCAGGCGATATCGAATACGCCGTGGAACACGTTCAGGAAGGCCAGTTCGGTCAGGGCCCCGAATTGCTCCACGAGAAGGCCTTCCAACTGCTCCGGCTCATTGCGGTCAATCATCCGTTCGTTGATGACAATAAGCGAACGGCACTCATATCGACCCCGGTTTTCTACGCGCTGAATGGGCTGCGCTTCGACTACGACCGGGAGATCAAAGAGATTTTGAAGGCGTTCGCGACGGATGAGTCCAGCGTCGATGCGGACAACGTGCTCGCGTATCTGCGGGCGCACACAGAACCGCTGGCACCGGAATACGAGGCGATCATCAATTTGTGGCTGGCCCGTATCGAGGGAGCGGAGCAGCTCCCGGCGGACCGCGACACCGGCGAGCAGGAATCCCACGAACCGAACGATTATGACTAG
- a CDS encoding type II toxin-antitoxin system HicA family toxin yields MARRSSTDAGGRIRHSPGKWQRTRGDHAILRWEPPEDHDAEARTVPVPLHDEISEGTLRDIADQAGAKDYQEFKAWIDQNR; encoded by the coding sequence ATGGCTCGACGATCTTCGACTGACGCTGGAGGTCGTATTCGGCATTCTCCGGGAAAGTGGCAACGTACGCGAGGCGACCATGCGATCCTCCGCTGGGAGCCACCCGAAGATCACGATGCAGAGGCCCGGACTGTGCCCGTTCCACTCCACGACGAAATCAGTGAGGGCACGCTTCGAGATATTGCTGATCAGGCCGGTGCGAAAGACTACCAAGAATTCAAAGCATGGATTGACCAGAATCGGTAG
- a CDS encoding type II toxin-antitoxin system HicB family antitoxin, with protein sequence MTTDSRITDDLPTGTVITLTCEDEWWVAKDEDTGVVSQGKNRQDALENLDEALQGYHGEGEPPSEDELRELGIDPEQNTSGSLDGSTIFD encoded by the coding sequence ATGACCACTGACTCGAGGATTACGGATGACCTGCCGACTGGGACGGTGATCACGCTCACGTGTGAGGACGAGTGGTGGGTAGCGAAAGACGAGGATACTGGCGTCGTCAGCCAGGGGAAAAATCGCCAGGATGCCCTCGAAAACCTTGATGAAGCACTCCAAGGCTACCACGGAGAAGGCGAGCCTCCAAGCGAAGACGAGCTCCGCGAGTTAGGGATCGACCCTGAACAGAATACGTCAGGGTCACTCGATGGCTCGACGATCTTCGACTGA
- a CDS encoding DUF7563 family protein: protein MPECQNCGAHVTEQYVRVFTPDNVDAPRACPHCEDMTRSGSKPRESRT, encoded by the coding sequence ATGCCAGAGTGTCAGAACTGCGGTGCGCATGTCACCGAACAATACGTCCGCGTGTTCACGCCCGACAACGTCGATGCTCCGCGTGCCTGTCCCCACTGTGAGGACATGACTCGCAGCGGGAGCAAACCAAGGGAATCGCGAACGTAA
- a CDS encoding ParA family protein, which translates to MSQNSEDTATQPRAVSVALQKGGVGKTTLAINIAERLHERGHRVLLVDLDQQGNATEGVGLRDAYDAETHLGDVFGDDATATLNDIIRETEWFDVIPANRDFDALEDRIRTTTFAETWVRKHVVEAVLGDRYDYVVIDSPPNLGALSDASLIASQNVIVPLQMSEPSISGLERMVEDQIAPLRQQLDINILALVPNRLEGDNEERRIITDIETSPFAENLPAFGRSDHFDNPDSPGPGIRKRIAFRRAWREGKPVAAYDSECDQLERLDELAAIVERGGIDA; encoded by the coding sequence ATGTCCCAGAATTCAGAAGACACGGCAACACAACCTCGCGCAGTCTCCGTAGCACTCCAGAAAGGCGGTGTTGGGAAGACAACACTCGCAATCAACATCGCTGAGCGGTTACACGAACGAGGACATCGTGTCCTCTTAGTCGATCTTGACCAGCAGGGAAACGCAACCGAAGGCGTTGGGCTTCGAGACGCATACGATGCTGAGACGCATCTCGGGGACGTCTTCGGTGATGACGCGACAGCAACACTCAACGACATCATCCGAGAGACAGAGTGGTTCGACGTGATTCCGGCAAACCGAGACTTCGACGCGCTTGAAGACCGGATCCGGACGACGACATTCGCTGAGACGTGGGTCCGCAAGCACGTTGTTGAAGCAGTCCTCGGAGACCGGTACGACTACGTCGTAATCGACTCGCCACCAAATCTCGGCGCACTCTCAGATGCTTCACTGATCGCCTCCCAGAACGTAATCGTACCACTCCAAATGAGTGAGCCGAGTATCTCCGGACTAGAGCGGATGGTCGAAGACCAGATTGCTCCTCTCCGCCAACAACTGGATATCAATATCCTCGCGCTGGTTCCGAACCGTCTCGAAGGTGACAACGAAGAACGACGGATTATCACAGATATCGAGACGTCGCCATTCGCAGAGAATCTCCCAGCATTCGGTCGATCAGATCACTTCGACAACCCCGACTCTCCTGGACCGGGGATCCGGAAACGAATTGCCTTCCGTCGGGCGTGGCGAGAAGGCAAGCCAGTCGCGGCCTACGACAGCGAGTGCGACCAACTGGAGCGGCTTGATGAACTGGCAGCAATCGTCGAGCGAGGTGGTATCGATGCCTGA
- a CDS encoding type IV pilin N-terminal domain-containing protein, protein MNQQDRAVTPVISTILMVAIVVVLAATISVFVLDFTGDLDGPAPNVAQSTGSFLPQDGNSGGIVKLTHVAGDSIEISDIEISVRAGCKAGTKQGRIVNLPAGSYNAIRQSDGQIKGDEIFDESSLNTIDNQVDGVNNGSR, encoded by the coding sequence ATGAATCAGCAGGATCGCGCTGTGACTCCTGTGATTTCAACCATTCTCATGGTCGCAATTGTGGTTGTTTTAGCCGCAACTATTTCGGTGTTTGTCCTTGACTTTACAGGAGATCTCGATGGCCCTGCACCGAATGTTGCTCAGTCAACTGGTTCATTTCTTCCCCAAGATGGAAACAGTGGTGGGATCGTCAAACTCACACATGTCGCCGGTGACTCTATCGAGATCTCAGATATCGAAATCTCAGTGAGGGCAGGATGTAAGGCAGGAACGAAGCAGGGACGAATCGTTAATCTCCCAGCAGGATCGTATAATGCCATCCGGCAATCAGATGGTCAGATTAAGGGAGATGAAATTTTTGATGAGAGTTCATTGAATACTATCGATAATCAAGTAGACGGTGTAAATAACGGGTCGCGTTAA